In one window of Methanolobus mangrovi DNA:
- the endA gene encoding tRNA-intron lyase, with translation MIGKLINDRVKAGKQAINELYNTGYYGRPKGDVLELTLIEAAYLLYKNRLEITMDEKALTFQEFFTEASNRQQFFELKYIVYKDLRERGYYVQPSVTDFRVYPRGGHPGKTQAKMFVYVRSERIPMPIKDLLSQYTAAVNVRKQMVLAIVDEESDLTYYEVKKADIKGSMDAILPEDEPVPATMLEDRVLIWDEEASHLLYENGFYGKPLDNERLQLSLVESAYLLEQALIKIKDGTTGNIPDLAEFSETASSIDPDFERKYSTYVDLRSRGFVPKTGFKFGTHFRVYNEVKSLNKLPHSDYLVHAIPQDYEFFLPLMSRAVRLANSVRKQMLYSVEFASGIEYIDIGRIKM, from the coding sequence TTGATTGGAAAACTTATCAACGATAGGGTAAAGGCCGGGAAACAGGCTATTAATGAGCTGTATAACACCGGGTATTACGGACGTCCAAAGGGCGATGTTCTTGAACTCACACTTATCGAGGCAGCATATCTGCTTTACAAGAACAGGCTTGAGATTACCATGGATGAAAAGGCCCTTACATTTCAGGAGTTTTTCACAGAAGCATCTAACAGACAGCAGTTCTTTGAGTTGAAGTACATTGTTTACAAAGACCTTCGAGAGAGGGGATACTATGTCCAGCCAAGTGTTACGGATTTCCGGGTATATCCCAGGGGAGGCCATCCGGGCAAGACCCAGGCAAAGATGTTCGTCTATGTAAGGTCTGAGCGTATCCCAATGCCTATTAAGGACCTTCTTTCACAGTACACTGCTGCGGTAAACGTTCGCAAGCAAATGGTGCTTGCCATTGTTGATGAAGAAAGTGACCTTACTTATTATGAAGTGAAGAAAGCTGATATCAAAGGGAGTATGGATGCAATCCTTCCAGAGGATGAACCTGTTCCTGCAACGATGCTGGAAGACCGTGTCCTGATATGGGATGAAGAGGCTTCACATCTGCTTTACGAAAATGGTTTTTATGGTAAACCTCTTGATAATGAGCGTCTCCAGTTATCTCTTGTAGAATCTGCATACCTGCTTGAGCAGGCTCTCATAAAGATTAAGGATGGCACAACGGGCAATATTCCTGACCTTGCCGAATTCTCCGAGACAGCATCATCCATTGATCCTGATTTTGAACGCAAGTACAGCACGTATGTTGACCTTCGCAGCAGGGGATTTGTTCCAAAGACCGGTTTTAAATTTGGTACTCATTTCAGGGTCTACAATGAAGTTAAATCACTGAACAAGCTTCCTCATTCGGATTATCTGGTACATGCAATTCCGCAGGACTATGAATTCTTCCTTCCCCTGATGTCAAGGGCAGTGAGACTTGCCAACAGTGTCAGGAAACAGATGTTATATTCCGTCGAATTTGCAAGTGGCATCGAGTATATCGATATCGGCAGAATAAAGATGTAA